The Arachis hypogaea cultivar Tifrunner chromosome 19, arahy.Tifrunner.gnm2.J5K5, whole genome shotgun sequence genome has a window encoding:
- the LOC112776262 gene encoding DNA gyrase subunit A, chloroplastic/mitochondrial: MDGTLLLASLSIAKALLEVGMATNIPPHNLGELVDVLCMLIHKPEATLQELLEYMPRPDFPIGGLIMGNLGILVA; the protein is encoded by the exons ATGGATGGGACTCTGCTACTTGCTTCACTTTCCATAGCCAAAGCACTTCTTGAG GTTGGCATGGCGACTAATATCCCTCCTCATAATCTTGGGGAACTAGTAGATGTGCTGTGCATGTTGATACACAAGCCAGAAGCTACT CTGCAAGAATTGCTTGAATACATGCCTAGACCAGACTTTCCTATAGGAGGACTGATTATGGGAAACCTTGG GATCTTGGTTGCCTGA